The genomic window GTCAAGAGATTTAGCCCGCCCGTTCCACTTCTGTGCCAAGAAAGAAAAGTCTGTGTGTGTGAACCTAAGGCGAGTCCGCTCTTGTGGAGATGTTAAATGAAAAGATGAGCTTTCTTCTTGCTTGGGGGAAAGTAGAGTCTATAGCTTTCCGCATTCCAAATAAGTATACCTTTATTCTGGACCCAACAACAAGGGACTAAGCGCTAGGCCTTTCTGCTGTATGATTCTCTGACAATGTTAATTCTTCGATTAGGGGTAATCCATTCTTATGCAAAAGAGAAGTCTTACAACACTTGATCATTACATTATAAGTAAAGATCTGCTTTTGTCTTGATTGTTCCAAGCAATTACCTTTTACTGCTGACTCACTGCTTCCTATAAGAACTAAAGCTTCTTCCATTTGACTACCAGCCATACTTTACCAAACCTTTGGGGCATAAAAAAAGGGTGGTTTTCCTTTTCCAACTCTTGGGCTATTCTATTCTTCCCCCTCCTATGGATCCTGATAACTCACCTGATCCATTGCAGTACTACTTACATTACCCCGATGACATTTATCTATTGGTAAAGAAGAGAGACTATTAATGAGAATGGGATTGATAGCAAATGGTTCTTAGAACCGTTAGCACACACAAGGGCGTTAGGGAGTTCATTTCTTCCTATTCCTAACCTATTTTGTGAACTGACTCACTTCCTCTCTTCCCCTTTTTAGCCAACACCAGAAACCTTGGGCAAAGCTACAAATATCAAGAATAGAAGGAGATAAGAAAGATACGCGGACGACTTACTTTACCATAAGATAAGGTCTGATGTTTCCGTGAGCAGTAAGCTGCGGATCTCTCCTTTTTTTGGGGAAAGCTGGTGGCCCTTTCTTGCGTGTGAATTCTTTGGACGGTTCGGAACTAATAGTCTTCCGGCCTGATTCGTTTGGTAGATCTGGTCGAGATGGTTTGAGTTTCCCAGCGCGTAGGTGGTCTAAGTTCCTATGACCGAGTCTTTCTGGCCCCTGTGAACATATTCGCTTAATGTATTAAAGAGGACCTCTCTAACCGGTGAAAAGTGGTAGGTATCCACTAATGGCTATTCCTGGCTCGGCTCCGATAACGCAATTCCGGGAGGAGTCGGTAGTTGGGCACTGGATCCCTTCGGACCTGGAGAACGTGTGACGCTGGGTCGGGGTTTGGTGAACCAACAGGTCGCTCCTATAGTTGAAGTATCGGGCCCCTTTTTCGTTGCCTAGTTTACACCTTCGGAATACCCCATTAGGGGATTTCGCTCTCTTCCCCCCAATAATCAGCACTTGTAGCCACGTCGACTCTCCGTCGTGGAATTAGACTAAGTGGAATCCCTTAGCCCGTCTCCCTGATCTTATCTTTCTAACTAAAGAGATCGATACACTGCCTCAGGGCTATATGTGGAAAGTAGATCGATTGCCCTAGATGTACAAAGAACTAGATAGATGAAAAAGTATATAAAGAGCAACAAATTGATCGGTAGTAGTCCGGTCGCACCCGAACAATAATATTCCAGAGGGAAATGCACCTAAGATCAAATATTTCAAGCCGGCTTCCGTGGAAAATTCGGATTTTCTTTTGGATGCTGCGATCACATAAAAACATAAACTTTGAGGTTCAATAGCTAAATACATGGTAATTGAATCATGAGCCGGGATCATTAAGAGCATACTTAGAGTAGGAAGTAGAATTAATACAATGGATTCAAAAGCATCAAACCTCTCTTGCTCGAAAGAATCGAAACACATCGAAATGGTACCAGCCGTACTTAATAAGGGAAGGATTTGGCAAAAATATGTGAAATTGTCCCTCCTAAAAAGATTATTCCGGAAGAAATGGGCTATACTTAGGAGAGGTGCGCCAGCGGCGAGCAGAAACAAGGTTATAAGATACCGAAGGAAAGCCCAGTCAGAACCACACGTGCAAGTTTCCCTGCATGTGGCTCGTCCATGATAACTTCTGCTGGAGGAGGTAAGCTCTATTTGGTCCTATACTATGATTCCCTAGAATTCGAGAACTTCTGCTGGAGGAGGTAAGCTCTATTTGGTCCTATACTATGATTCCCTAGAATGAATAGGCAAACAAACTACTAAAGAACTCACGTAAGCGAAACTCAAATCATTATGTTCGCTTAAGTTACTCCCTAACTATTGTTAGAAATTGCCTATCCTATGCTCGCCTCAGTTCCTCGGCTTTACCTCGAGATGTAGTTGTACTAAATTAGACTCGGGATATTCCACACTCCATGGCACCTTTAGCTCATGCATTCAGCCGACGCCCTTTCGCATTATCATCTACCGCCCTTTCTTTCCCCCCGTTCCTTCACGCATGAAGAAAGCTGTATGTATGTTCGACTTCGGTTGCCGGTGCAATAGAATAGGTGGGAGTACATTATGGCAGGATCTGTAACCTGGGCAAACCAACTCTATACCAAGATTCATTGTGCTATGTCCCCCGAGATCCCTATAGAGCGAAAGAGCCGACTGGTGATCCCTAGGTTTGAGCACGTCCGGTCGTTCACTCCTCGCGCCGCTGCCGCCGTTTCTAGGACCGATCAACGCCTAATCTGCACTGGTACCGTAGTAGTGTAGTGAACTAATTAATACTTGCGCACATTCAACATAGTGTTCGGACTCATGTGCCTTCCCACAGGGGAGTTTCCTTGCTCCTGCTGCGTACGATTAGACAGCCTTGCGGCGGCAAAAGAAAGGATTAGGACCCAACCCATGCTATGGTTCCCAGCGGTCCAGCCACATTAGGTTAGGGAGCTGGGCGATAATAGCTCCTCCGCATCCCAAGCGCGAAACCCTCCTAGGCGCACAACACTAAGTAATCCAAGCCAACCCACATTACTGACTAACGGTGGATAAGAAGATTTATTAGATGTACTAAAAACAACTCCATGAATAAGCAAAAGAAAAGTGGCGTTAATTAGAAAGATCTCTGGGGAAACCGCTAAAAAAAGATTGAACATGTGTGGTGGAGGGAATAGAGATAACGAATTAAGCTTTCATTTCAGCTGTCTTAAAAATCACAGAGTTACATACGTTACGGACATTCCAATATTGATCGACTCCAGCCAGGCCAAACGGAAAATGGAAGAGGCCCACCGAACCTATCCTCTAACCTTCCCCTAGGTTACTTTATTGACACCCCTACGACGATATCTCTATGGGTCTTCGCTTCGGACCAAGTGGAAGAGGAAGCGGAATGTCGTCCCCCTCGGTTTGACTCTCTCTCTTGATAGCATTTAAGAGATTTCGGAGAGTTTGATAGCATTTAAGAGATTTCGGAGAGTCGGCAGTAGGGGTTCAAATGATTAGCAATTGAATCAGCAGATAAAGTAAAGGAAAGTCTAATGGAAAAGTTTGGATCTTGCACAGTATTTGCCGAAGCAAGCCCCCCTCATGTGTAGCTATCTTTCTAGTAAAAGAATGAGAAAGCCGCATTGGCAAAAAAGCCGTAGCGCGCCATAGCAATGCTATCCAAAGAAAATGTTGCTATGCTCATCACACGTTGTGTTGTAAATTATAGAAATAAGGACTTTTGGCATCATAGGAAAGGCAAAGCGCGTTCTTTTAAGGAAGCATCTGGTTCCATCTTTCTTTCGTTATTAAATCCACCTTTTTCGTCTAAGATGGAATTGAGGAAATAAAGATCTATACTAGATGGAATGGCTCTCTCATATTGAGAAATGATGTCTAGTGGCATTCGATCACAGAAGCCCTTGACAGCAGCATAAATGACTAGAATTTGTTTTTCAATAGGAAGTGGTTCATATTGTGGTTGTTTTAGAACTTCTGTAAGCCTTGCACCTCTATTGAGTAATGCCTGAGTCGCTGCATCAAGGTCTGAGCCAAATTGAGCGAAGGCAGCTACTTCGCGATATTGTGCCAATTCCAGTTTTGAACTACCGCGGACTTGTTTCATAGCTCTTAACTGAGCGGCAGACCCGACGCGACTGACAGATAAGCCAACATTAATGGCTGGTCGAATTCCGCGATAAAAGAGTTCTGTTTCCGAACATATTTGTCCATCAGTAATGGAGATCACATTGGTTGGGATATAGGCCGATACGTCCCCTGCTTGTGTTTCAATGACGGGTAAGGCTGTCGAGCTACCTGCACCTGTCTGGTCCGATCGTTTAGCGGCTCTTTCTAAGAGACGGGAATGTAAATAGAAAACATCCCCTGGGAAAGCCTCACGGCCTGGTGGTCGGCGTAACAATAATGACATTTGTCGATATGCCACCGCCTGTTTACTAagatcatcataaattattaatGCGTGCATTCCATTATCTAGGAAATATTCCCCCATAGCACACCCAGAATATGGGGCTATAAATTGAAGAGGAGCTGGATCCGAAGCGGTGGCTGCTACAAGAATCGAATATGCCAAAGCATTTGCCTCTGGAAGAATTTGAACTAATTGTGCCACAGTCGAGCGTTTCTGTCCAATCGCCACATAGACACAATACAATGTATCAGAGGTTAACCTTGAGTTTATTTGCTTTTGGTTTAATATAGTATCGATAGCTATAGCGGTTTTTCCTGTTTGTCTGTCCCCGATTATTAGTTCTCGTTGACCACGGCCTATTGGAACCAGGCTATCCACTGCTTTTAAGCCTGTTTGCATGGGTTCGTGCACGGATTTACGTTCAATAATCCCTGGGGCTTTCACTTCTACACGTCTTCGTTCGTGATCGCTTAGAGCCCCTCTTCCATCAATTGGTACTCCCAACGCGTCGACCACACGGCCTAACATAGCCTTTCCCACAGGAACATCCACAATAGATCCAGTGCGCTTGACAAGATCTCCTTCTTTTATTGCGGTATCACTACCAAAGACAACAATACCTACATTATTATTCTCCAGATTGAAGGCTATTCCTTTCACACCGACGGCAAATTCCACCATTTCACCAGCTTGAATATCGTTCAATCCATAAACACGTGCAATACCATCTCCAACTGAGACCACTCGACCGATCTCATCTACTTGAAAATGTGTGTAAAAGTTTGTCATTCGACTTTCTAATAGAGTGGTGAGTTCCGCTGCTCTGGGAGAGAATTCCATACTTATTTAAACAAACTAAAACTAGATTAGAAGGGAGAATTCCGCTTTACTAATTGACGAaataggaaagaaagaaagaacaaacATCTCCTAGAGCTCCTTGCTGCTTTTAGTAATCCATTATATACTGTGCCTTCCTTAGAAATGGGATAGAGCGCTTTCTTATGAGAAAACGAGACCACCAACGCGGAAACTGACGGAATAAGCATATAAACTACTGGGCTGACTTTGATGGTTGCTTTTCAAAGAGTCAACTACTGGGCTGACTTTGATGGTTGCTTTTCAAAGAGGCGAGAGAATTTCAAAAGACAGAAAGAAAGTAGATTTGTTAAGGGGAAAAAGAAAGTAGATTTGTTAAGGGGAAAAAGAAAGTAGATTTGTTAAGAAAGAAAGTAGATTTGTTAAGGGGAAAAAGAAAGTAGATTTGTTaagggtatatatatatgtgcctatTGCTATATATCGAGAGGGATGGAATCAAATGGAAAGTATATTAAGTAAGGGTATATGTGCCTATTGCTATAGATATAGTAAAGGGTGAAGTAAATCAATATAGTAAAGGGTTCCAGGGTAGTGCTGCTATAGATATAGTACAGGGTTCAGTCAATCAATGCGTATATTGGGAATACGTTGGTCTCTCTATGCAATAGAATTATGGGGTAGATAAATTCACCTTACTATATTTCTGGGGTAGATAAATGAACCTTACTCTTATTCATGACCCGTTGTTCTACTTGATTAGAAACTTACCTTTACTTTAGCGCCCAATCAATTGACTTTAGCGCGCACCCCAATAAATCTACTCGCATTATTGACCCGAACGAACCCTTAAGGTGATGAACCGACAACACCCGAAACAGGCGTATTCACTGAATATTCTCTATTGGATGAAGTAGTTTCCTATGGCTTCAATTTCTCAAaataggctcttagcaccttcttGCCTTGACTTATCTTAAAGCTATGTGGGGTGGGGTGGACTTCAATGCAATTCTTTTTCTTAAAgctctctttcttccttttgacTTTAGTTAACATAACCACTTTCTTTCCCGCCTTATCCTTCCCTTACTTAAAGTAATCAGTGTTTAGTGACTTTGCTTCTAGAAAATGAGATTGAATAAACAAACAAGCTCCCGAAGAAACAGTTCGAGGTCCTGTAGAGAAAGGTTAATAATTTGTAGAATGAATCTAGTGAGGAAGCAAGACCATAAGATGGATCAGGAAAGTTGACTAGCGGTTCGGGAAGTATAGAAGAAGTAGAAGATGGAGCACTAAGGTTGTGATAAAGGAAATACGTAATGAAAGGAACAACTATAAGTCTGCTCTATGTGGGACAGTACGTAAGAGTGACAGCGAGTAGCGGTAAGCTAAGCCTAGCAAGCAAGCAAGACTCTAAGGAAGAAGTAACAGAAGGGAGCGACAGACTAACTTACGAGCGGAATTCTTATGATTACTTATTTCAAGCAAAGAGAGGGAGAGTGAAAACAAAGATAGTCAGGATGTTAGGTTTGAGTTTCTTTCCTATTAACTTGTTTGATTATTGtgagcagtggaagaacaagcccTAGTTAAGGAATCCAGCATTTGGTTAAGTCGTTTTAGTTTGCTCTCTATTGGAATATACTTATATAAGATATCTGCGCGTAGGTGCTT from Musa acuminata AAA Group cultivar baxijiao unplaced genomic scaffold, Cavendish_Baxijiao_AAA HiC_scaffold_473, whole genome shotgun sequence includes these protein-coding regions:
- the LOC103974064 gene encoding ATP synthase subunit alpha, mitochondrial, coding for MEFSPRAAELTTLLESRMTNFYTHFQVDEIGRVVSVGDGIARVYGLNDIQAGEMVEFAVGVKGIAFNLENNNVGIVVFGSDTAIKEGDLVKRTGSIVDVPVGKAMLGRVVDALGVPIDGRGALSDHERRRVEVKAPGIIERKSVHEPMQTGLKAVDSLVPIGRGQRELIIGDRQTGKTAIAIDTILNQKQINSRLTSDTLYCVYVAIGQKRSTVAQLVQILPEANALAYSILVAATASDPAPLQFIAPYSGCAMGEYFLDNGMHALIIYDDLSKQAVAYRQMSLLLRRPPGREAFPGDVFYLHSRLLERAAKRSDQTGAGSSTALPVIETQAGDVSAYIPTNVISITDGQICSETELFYRGIRPAINVGLSVSRVGSAAQLRAMKQVRGSSKLELAQYREVAAFAQFGSDLDAATQALLNRGARLTEVLKQPQYEPLPIEKQILVIYAAVKGFCDRMPLDIISQYERAIPSSIDLYFLNSILDEKGGFNNERKMEPDASLKERALPFL
- the LOC135660159 gene encoding NADH-ubiquinone oxidoreductase chain 2-like, translated to MFNLFLAVSPEIFLINATFLLLIHGVVFSTSNKSSYPPLVSNVGWLGLLSVLITLFLLAAGAPLLSIAHFFRNNLFRRDNFTYFCQILPLLSTAGTISMCFDSFEQERFDAFESIVLILLPTLSMLLMIPAHDSITMYLAIEPQSLCFYVIAASKRKSEFSTEAGLKYLILGAFPSGILLFGCDRTTTDQFVALYILFHLSSSLYI